One window of the Paenibacillus beijingensis genome contains the following:
- a CDS encoding NADPH-dependent FMN reductase — protein sequence MNIVIIAGSNRKGATSTRLAEYVEGLIKEQHANVKLFDLYRSPVPFYSTDQPYSDHAALKELKQAVLNADGIILATPEYHGSISGVLKNALDHLSQEHFGNKPVLSMSSSGGAVGVSSLQQLQAIVRNLHGINMPEWISIGGEQRNWFEPGGSGVGHDMEVRIRRALGAFLEFTQRLAVKV from the coding sequence ATGAATATCGTCATTATTGCGGGCAGCAACCGGAAAGGCGCCACCAGCACGCGGCTCGCCGAATATGTGGAAGGCTTGATCAAGGAACAACATGCAAACGTGAAGTTATTCGACCTGTACCGGTCGCCGGTGCCTTTTTATTCAACTGATCAACCGTATTCGGATCATGCGGCTCTGAAGGAATTGAAACAAGCTGTCCTGAATGCCGATGGAATCATCCTTGCAACGCCGGAATACCATGGAAGCATTTCGGGCGTATTGAAAAATGCGCTGGACCATCTCAGCCAGGAGCACTTCGGCAATAAACCGGTTCTTTCCATGAGCTCATCGGGCGGGGCGGTAGGCGTCAGCTCGCTGCAGCAGCTGCAGGCTATTGTGCGCAACCTGCACGGCATTAACATGCCGGAATGGATTTCAATCGGAGGCGAACAGCGCAATTGGTTCGAGCCGGGCGGCAGCGGGGTCGGCCATGACATGGAGGTGCGGATCCGCCGCGCGCTTGGCGCCTTTTTGGAATTCACGCAGCGGCTTGCAGTAAAAGTTTAA
- a CDS encoding response regulator, with translation MTIRLLLADDHAMVRKGLQVFLNTQSDMELVGEASNGLETLDKAAALQPDVILMDLNMPGLNGIEATKQIKAAFPNVKVIVLTSFSDQDHVLPAIRAGAKGYLLKDVEPEELARAIRRVYQGQVELHPEAAGQLMDLIAEAEPPKPPERNPDLLAELTKREQEVLRLIASGKSNKEIAEILVITEKTVKTHVSHVLNKLGMADRTQAAIYAIKYGQGG, from the coding sequence GTGACGATTCGATTATTGCTGGCGGACGATCACGCCATGGTAAGAAAAGGGCTGCAGGTGTTTCTAAATACGCAATCGGATATGGAACTTGTCGGCGAAGCGTCAAACGGGCTGGAAACGCTGGACAAAGCAGCCGCCCTGCAGCCGGACGTCATCTTAATGGATCTGAACATGCCCGGGTTAAACGGGATCGAAGCGACGAAGCAAATCAAGGCGGCATTTCCGAATGTCAAAGTAATCGTACTGACTTCATTTTCCGATCAGGATCATGTTCTTCCCGCCATCCGGGCAGGTGCCAAAGGATATTTGCTCAAGGACGTTGAACCGGAGGAGCTGGCCCGTGCGATTCGGCGGGTTTATCAAGGGCAGGTTGAGCTGCATCCCGAAGCGGCGGGGCAATTAATGGACCTGATCGCCGAAGCGGAGCCGCCGAAGCCGCCGGAGCGGAATCCGGATTTATTAGCGGAGTTAACGAAACGGGAGCAAGAGGTGCTGCGGCTTATCGCATCCGGCAAGAGCAACAAGGAAATTGCCGAGATTTTAGTCATTACCGAAAAAACGGTTAAAACCCATGTCAGCCATGTATTGAATAAGCTTGGAATGGCAGACCGGACACAGGCCGCGATTTATGCGATCAAGTACGGTCAAGGCGGATAA
- a CDS encoding GAF domain-containing sensor histidine kinase, translated as MTNDPRVQELITLKTIAEKLNQSNDLTTMLDTVLEKLLDVTGLTTGWIFLSDGTSDYEFAADRRLPPALLHQDKQPMRCGTCWCLDRFWDGRLKNAVNILNCKRLDDAEANRLGDTCGITHHATVPLRAGSRNFGVLNVAAPGKEHFAGEELALLQAVAFQIGGAVERMRLHALEQRRAELFTKLGEFSRALSVVVSGGVAPGQLVDRAVELIGEHFDWPAAGMIEFLGDDIVLRTVHVGGRTDTPFIQLPMTDIDMCNRAAPKICFQEIKSKPAEWLLNRPELRTVLPPLRSATAAVVTLGSGAAAGLLFVGHSNKTHKLKRIDEEVLEAIAEHVAVALESARLEENRRELARMEERNRLARDLHDSVSQMLFSLSMTAKGVESLLSSEQLDSARSAVKDMQSLSKSALKEMRALIMQLRPAGLEAGLVQALQQYGRKLELDLAVHKSGIRELPHAVEEALWRIGQEALNNVSKHAGTAKAEVSLILGGSEIILRVADKGRGIRNRGTSNGLGSIGLSTMRERCEALGGTFTLASAIGHGTTVEAAIPLPSVTERGEEP; from the coding sequence CCAGTCCAACGATTTGACGACGATGCTGGATACGGTTCTGGAAAAATTGCTCGACGTAACCGGTCTGACGACGGGCTGGATTTTTTTGTCGGACGGTACTTCAGATTATGAATTTGCGGCCGACCGCCGGCTGCCGCCTGCTTTGCTGCATCAAGACAAACAGCCGATGCGGTGCGGAACGTGCTGGTGTCTGGATCGTTTCTGGGACGGGCGGCTGAAAAATGCCGTCAATATCTTGAATTGCAAAAGGCTTGACGATGCCGAGGCGAACCGACTTGGGGATACTTGCGGGATTACGCATCATGCGACCGTTCCGCTCAGGGCGGGCAGCCGCAACTTCGGCGTGCTCAATGTGGCCGCTCCGGGAAAAGAACATTTCGCGGGCGAGGAGCTGGCGCTGCTTCAGGCAGTCGCGTTTCAGATCGGCGGAGCGGTGGAACGGATGCGCCTGCACGCCCTGGAGCAGAGAAGAGCGGAGCTGTTTACAAAGCTGGGAGAGTTCAGCCGTGCCCTCAGCGTTGTGGTGAGCGGCGGCGTTGCGCCCGGCCAATTGGTAGATCGGGCCGTTGAATTAATCGGCGAGCATTTCGATTGGCCGGCGGCGGGAATGATCGAGTTTCTGGGCGACGATATTGTGCTGCGGACCGTTCATGTCGGCGGGCGGACGGATACTCCGTTTATTCAACTTCCCATGACCGATATTGATATGTGTAACAGAGCCGCTCCCAAGATTTGTTTCCAGGAGATTAAGTCGAAGCCTGCAGAATGGCTGTTAAACAGGCCTGAGCTTCGGACAGTATTGCCGCCGCTCCGATCGGCAACGGCGGCTGTTGTTACGCTTGGAAGCGGAGCGGCTGCCGGATTGCTGTTTGTAGGCCATAGCAATAAGACACATAAATTGAAACGAATTGATGAGGAAGTACTTGAAGCGATTGCGGAGCATGTCGCCGTCGCATTGGAAAGCGCTCGTCTTGAAGAGAACCGGCGGGAGCTTGCCCGGATGGAAGAGAGGAACCGCTTAGCCCGCGATCTGCACGATTCCGTATCCCAAATGCTGTTTTCGCTTAGTATGACGGCAAAGGGAGTCGAATCGCTCCTTTCGAGCGAGCAGCTGGATTCGGCTCGCTCCGCCGTAAAAGATATGCAGTCCCTTTCCAAAAGCGCATTGAAAGAAATGCGCGCGCTCATTATGCAGCTGCGGCCCGCCGGACTTGAAGCCGGACTCGTCCAAGCGCTGCAACAATACGGCCGGAAGCTGGAATTGGACCTAGCGGTGCATAAGTCCGGCATCCGGGAGCTGCCGCATGCCGTGGAAGAGGCGCTATGGCGAATCGGGCAGGAGGCGCTGAACAACGTGAGCAAGCATGCCGGCACCGCTAAAGCGGAGGTCTCGTTGATTCTGGGCGGCAGCGAAATTATTTTGCGTGTCGCAGACAAAGGGCGAGGAATCCGCAATCGGGGAACGAGCAACGGTCTTGGATCGATCGGGCTTTCGACGATGCGGGAACGTTGCGAAGCGCTCGGAGGAACGTTTACGCTAGCGAGCGCCATCGGTCATGGAACGACGGTCGAGGCTGCGATTCCGCTGCCATCCGTAACAGAACGAGGTGAAGAGCCGTGA